TGGACTCGGTGGTGCTGAACGGCTTCGTCCGCGGCATCGACCCGGCCACCGGCCGCGAGTCGGAGCGCTTCCTGTCCACGCTGACCGCCTCGCGCGCGGACTTCGCCGGGCTGGCGCTGGACCGGGTCGCGCCGGTGGAGTGCTTCCAGGGCCTCGGCGGCACGCTGTCGGCGCGGCCGGAGCGGCTGGACGAGGTGAAGCCGGGACGACTGCCGGAGACGGTGGGCGGGAGCGTGGCCGGGCACGGCGGCGAGGACGACCCGGACCTGTTCGAGATGGACCCGATCGACTTCGAGAACCTGATCGCGGAGCTGTTCCGGCTGCGCGGCTTCCGGGTGATGACGACGGCCCGCAGCGGCGACGTCGGGGTGGACGTGATCGCCGAGGACCTGGATCCGGTGACCGGCGGGAAGATCGTGATCCAGGCGAAGCGCTACCGTTCGACGGTCTCCCCCACCGCCGTCCGCGACCTGGACTCCACGGTCCGCCACCACGGCGCGATCAAGGGCATCCTGGTGACCACGGCGGGCTTCGGCCCGGGCTCGTACCAGTACATCCGCAACAAGCCGCTGACGCTGGTGAGCGGCCCGGAGCTGGTCGAGCTGCTGGCCGAGCAGGGGCTGCGCGGACGGCTCGGCGGCGGCCCGCAGGCGGGCCGGCCGGAGCCCGGCGAGGACGAGCCGGCGGACCGTCACACCGGCATCGAACTCGCCTGGGGCAGCCGGACGGCCGGCGGGGACTCCGTCGAGCTGGACGTCACCGCGTTCCTGTGCGCCTCGGGCCGGGTGCTGAGCGACGAGCACTTCGTGTTCTTCAACAACCCGCAGGACCCGGACGGCGCGGTCCGCCTGCACCCCACCCGCTCGGTGCCGGGGGAGCCCGTCCGCGCGGCCCGGCTGACCCTGGACCTGGCCCGGCTGGGGCCCGCGGTGGAGGAGGTGGTGATCGCCGTCTCGACCGAGGAGGAGGAGCCGCCCGCGCTGCCGCTCGGGTACGTGCACGGGCTGGCGCTCGCCGGGTCCTACGCCCCGGGGGCGACGGGCACGGAGCAGTGGACGGCCCACACCGGGGGCATGCCGGAGACCGCGATGCTCGTCGGCTCGTTCCAACGCAACGGCGGCGGCTGGCGGTTCACGCCGTCGGGCAAGGCCGTGACGAACGGCCTGGCCGGGCTCGCGGGGGCGTTCGGCGTCGCCGTGGAGTAGCCGCTGCGAAGGCACCAACAGCGTCAACGGCGGAGACGGATCCGCCCCGCTCGGCAGGTGCCGGGCGGGGCGGATCAGGGGGCGAACGGGCCGGTCAGGCGGCCGGCTTGGCGGTGACGGGCTTCGCCCGGCCGCCGAACAGGTTGAAGAAGACCGCCAGCGTCGGCAGCAGGTAGAGCAGCCAGACCACCAGCTGGAGCCCGGTCGGGTCCGGCTGGAAGTTGAAGACGCCCTTCAGCAGGGTGCCGTACCAGCTGTCCTTCGGAATGCTGCTGGAGATGTCGAAGGCCACGCTGCGCAGACCGGGGAGCCAGCCGGCC
The nucleotide sequence above comes from Streptomyces kaniharaensis. Encoded proteins:
- a CDS encoding restriction endonuclease, giving the protein MAGRRNDGVLSVWAETQRQQQRREEARWRAQAAEERRRERELREAQRAAARGEREAQRAYQQSREAEAARRTAELDGRVEELRGLLAAGLREPAFGPQALLAPLPVPPFDPGPLGEPVAMPDQTNYLVPAPDPAQARNPGVRQRYEQYVAEARARFEQDWYAAQAQEADRQRRLAACHQEYLERVARHRREDEERSARTEELLRRLRAGEPEAVQEYFTAGLYASAAWPEGFPHRLVAAWEAPTRQLVVNWELPGPDVVPAAARVRYVKSDDREAEVARPATERKALYREVLAQTALRVAAELFRADRDGMLDSVVLNGFVRGIDPATGRESERFLSTLTASRADFAGLALDRVAPVECFQGLGGTLSARPERLDEVKPGRLPETVGGSVAGHGGEDDPDLFEMDPIDFENLIAELFRLRGFRVMTTARSGDVGVDVIAEDLDPVTGGKIVIQAKRYRSTVSPTAVRDLDSTVRHHGAIKGILVTTAGFGPGSYQYIRNKPLTLVSGPELVELLAEQGLRGRLGGGPQAGRPEPGEDEPADRHTGIELAWGSRTAGGDSVELDVTAFLCASGRVLSDEHFVFFNNPQDPDGAVRLHPTRSVPGEPVRAARLTLDLARLGPAVEEVVIAVSTEEEEPPALPLGYVHGLALAGSYAPGATGTEQWTAHTGGMPETAMLVGSFQRNGGGWRFTPSGKAVTNGLAGLAGAFGVAVE